A window of the Dioscorea cayenensis subsp. rotundata cultivar TDr96_F1 chromosome 14, TDr96_F1_v2_PseudoChromosome.rev07_lg8_w22 25.fasta, whole genome shotgun sequence genome harbors these coding sequences:
- the LOC120276256 gene encoding auxin-responsive protein SAUR71-like, producing MDHSAGKNKTISNKITEIVRLQQMLKKWKKLAVAPKSNSKKSIKFLKKTLSFSDTSSASSEMSGGHDHVPKGFLAVCVGEEMRRFVIPTEYLSHRAFELLLREAEEEFGFQQEGVLRIPCEVSFFETILKVVEKNKKGFCCCSLEAELANANHSPKPIYR from the coding sequence ATGGATCATTCAGCTGGTAAGAACAAGACTATCAGCAACAAGATCACAGAGATAGTGAGGCTGCAGCAAATGCTGAAGAAGTGGAAAAAGCTTGCAGTTGCACCAAAAAGCAACAGCAAGAAGAGTATCAAGTTCTTGAAGAAGACACTGTCCTTCTCAGACACTAGTAGTGCCTCTTCAGAGATGTCTGGTGGTCATGATCATGTGCCTAAAGGGTTCCTTGCAGTGTGTGTGGGAGAGGAAATGAGGAGGTTTGTGATCCCAACTGAGTACTTGAGTCACAGAGCATTTGAGTTGTTGCTCAGAGAGGCTGAGGAGGAGTTTGGTTTCCAGCAAGAAGGTGTGCTGAGAATACCATGTGAGGTTTCCTTTTTTGAAACCATTCTTAAGGTGgtggagaagaacaagaaaggcTTTTGCTGCTGTTCTCTTGAGGCAGAGTTGGCTAATGCCAACCACTCTCCCAAACCAATATACAgataa